The nucleotide window AGGCTTTCAAGGCGCTCTGCAGCCAGGGGTTCATCTTCAATAATGAGCACTGTCATACGGCAGGGTTTTGGTTTTTAATCAGCGGAATTTTCACTGTAAAATGGGATGCGGACCTTACAATTTCGGGCTCCTTTCCTGAAATCAGGGCATACTGCTGTCTTATATTTTCAAGTCCAACCTTGCCGGATACAACGGTTGTTTTTACCTGCAGGTTATTCCGCACCACCAGGAAGTCGCCTTCAACAAACAGCTCCAGGGTTAATGGTGAGTCAGAAGTAATTACGTTGTGCTTGATTGCATTTTCAACCAGCATCTGTACCGACAAAGGAATAACAAACAGGTCATCGGAAGCCGGCAATTCTTTTTTAACGATTAAATTGCCTCCAAACCGTGTTTGCTGAAGAGCGAGGTAGTTGTCAACAAATTCAGTTTCAACCGCCAGGCTTACAAGCTTTTTATCACGCTGTTCAAGAATATACCGGTAACTATCCGACAGGTTTATGATCAGTTTCTCGGCCATGTCGGGGTCTTTATGCACCAGGGTAGTAAGCGTATTGAGGCTGTTGAACAAAAAGTGAGGATTAACCTGGTTTTTCAACGTTTCAAGCTGCATCTCCAGCGCCTTCCGTTGCAAGGTTTCCTGCTTTATTAAGCCTTCCTTCCACATTTTAAAGAATTCGAGGGCGGTAAACAGGCTGAAGACATATATTACAATAAGAATCTGAAGAACAAGGAGACTAAGGGTTGTTTTGAAAAATTCACCGCCTGAACCTCCATTGATCCGGATTATAAAAACATAGTTCAGCAGCAGGGTGACTATTATGGCGACAATGATTACAACACCAAGGGTGACGGCTATGCGTTTAACGGGACTGACATCCCAGGTAATGCGATTTCCGAATTTCCGCATTAAGAAACTGCTCAATTGCATCATCGGGTAGCCGAAGATTATTGAGAAGGCCGAATTGGAAAGCCATACCCGCGGATCACCCAGCCTGGAGGGAGCCATGATAAAACCGATCAGGTTGCCGATAAAGAGGAGGATCAGTATCGAAACGATTTCTTTCGTAAGCCTTTTCGGCAACCTGAATGTAACCATGATATGAACTATTTGGTTTGAGCGGAAATCACCATAGAATCGCACTGTTCCCTGCCCCAGTTTGGAACAAGGTTGTCGGATGGAACAAATTTGTCGAATTTTTCCTTAGCTACCAACAAAACCGGTAATGCCTTTTCTTTTCCGCCCCCGAAACCAACAGGCATATTGTAAATGGCCTGCGCTTCGATGAAATAAATACGAGGGTTATCGGGATTAATAGTTTTTGCCTTTCTTATCAGTTCATTGGCTTCTGATAGCAACGGCATGGCATTCATCGGATCCATTGCCATGGTGGCGTAATACGACATGACTTTAATA belongs to Bacteroidales bacterium and includes:
- a CDS encoding histidine kinase, which gives rise to MVTFRLPKRLTKEIVSILILLFIGNLIGFIMAPSRLGDPRVWLSNSAFSIIFGYPMMQLSSFLMRKFGNRITWDVSPVKRIAVTLGVVIIVAIIVTLLLNYVFIIRINGGSGGEFFKTTLSLLVLQILIVIYVFSLFTALEFFKMWKEGLIKQETLQRKALEMQLETLKNQVNPHFLFNSLNTLTTLVHKDPDMAEKLIINLSDSYRYILEQRDKKLVSLAVETEFVDNYLALQQTRFGGNLIVKKELPASDDLFVIPLSVQMLVENAIKHNVITSDSPLTLELFVEGDFLVVRNNLQVKTTVVSGKVGLENIRQQYALISGKEPEIVRSASHFTVKIPLIKNQNPAV